A segment of the Zalophus californianus isolate mZalCal1 chromosome 15, mZalCal1.pri.v2, whole genome shotgun sequence genome:
AGCCATTTTCATGCCACTCTTTTGACAATAGACACGAAGCTGGCGCCTGAGAGGACATCACCGTTCCCTCCCAGCCTGGAGACAAACGCAGACTGTGTCCGCTGAGGAGGAGCTGGGGCCTGTCTCCCACAGAGCTCTGGGGAGGGGATGGCCGGGTTTGGAAGTCTGCACTTGGGCGGCACACTCAGGCGAACAAGTATATTGGGTCGGGAGCAGTCGGGCATCTTCCAATGGGGCTGCAGGAAAAGGGCCACCTCCCAGCTGGCCCTCGAGGCCCCAGAGCCCCGGGTCCCCTAGGCTCACACTGGGCTGGGGTGAGCTCCTTACCTGAACTATCTCCACGGTCTCCTTTGGGGCCCTTTGGTCCTGAAGCCCCAGGAGCCCCGATATCTCCTGGAGGCCCCATTTTTCCTGGAGGGCCCTGTAAACCCGGAGCCCTTGCCCTGttgtaagaggaaagaaaagtgacCCAGGGGCTGtggctccttctcttcttccagaaGTTCAGTTTGATTTAAACTGACCCCAGAAAACCTCCAGTGAGCCAGTGGTGACCCAAAGTAAAAAGATCCTCCTGCGTTCCAGGGGACAGCCTGTTCTAAGGGCCAGCTCAGGAACAAGCAGGCAGGACATCTGCTCTCTATAAGTGACCGCACATGGCGGATTCCTGTGTGGAAATGTGGGCTCCTGGAGGACCAGAGAAACATCTCTGTTTTGGAGAGAATGACCTTTCGCAGCAATGATTCTGAGTGAATGGTCACGCACTGTAATGAGAGGTGAGCATCGTCCTGTTTCTTCTAGATCCCTTCTAGGGAATCATCTCCACTGGGGGGTAAAGATTTAGGAAGTCAGAGCAGCCTGTCCTGTACCTGGCTCGCCCTTTTCTCCCTTGGGTTCGTCTCGTCCATCTCTGCCCGGGATGGCGCAGGTGATTGCTGGGCATGTCTTCTGGGCATCGCCCGAGGCTTCTGCTTTTGAGTTGGCTGTTGTCAGCACACACAGAAGGACAGGAAGCGACGAAAACAGGAGCGTGGTCCTTAGGGTGGAGAAAGTCAGGGGAAATAATTCTGTCTCCTCTTGCTTTGTCAGCCTTTGCTGCCCCCTCTGctgtgccagaccctgtgctgGGGGGCAGGAGACCCAGAGGGGACCATCACGGCTCTTGGCTCTGCGTTACTCCCAAGCTACAAGCGAGAAGTAGTAGAGGTAGTTCAGTGCTAAAATGCAGGTAATATAACAGTCGTACACGCAAGAGTGATACAACAGTGGCCCTGTGGGTTCGAGCCTCGGGAAGTTAGGCCGCCCCCGCCCTGCGTGAGAGCGCACACGGTCTGGCGATCACAAACTAGCCCTCTGCTCCCATGGCCTGGCAGAAAGACTGAGAGCTTATCGCCTGTGTGAGCTTTGGCTCCTCTTTCTTGACTCCCTTCTTGAGGTTCCAGGGAGCCCCAGTtcccctcttcttccccttccaaTAGGCCCTAAAGTTAGACTCGAACTCCAGCGGTAACCTGAGGTCCCACAAGACCCATTTCTCGGCAGGACACCTGGTTTATGACGTCCATTCTCTCATTTCATGTAAAAAGCCCGTCCTTCACTCCAGGCCATGTCTGTccctgggatcaatccccgtgGTTTCCCTGGCAGCCTGTCCGTCATCTTGCAGCAAGTCTCTACTTCGTGACAGGCACTTGCTGGGGGGGCTCAGGACCCGGGGTGTCCCGAGGCAGGGTTCTGACTCTCAGAATAGAACCTCCTTTGGTCCTTGATCCTGGCCAGATGAGACAGATTTCTCCTTCCGTTGCCTTGAGATTTTCCATGGAGAAGCCATTTTTTGCCAGCCAGAACCCAGGCTCCTGAAATTTCAGTTCATGCTGGACCTGGCAGGCTGTCAGCCCTTGTTCCTTCTCCTGGCAGGGTCCTCTGCATGCTGCTCAGAGGCCTCCCCAGCTCCGTGCCCTGAGCCAGCCGTCAGATCGCCATCCAGCTTTTGCTCAAGCCGGCCCCCTTTCCAGAAGCTTGGCAGCCCAGCCCCCATGGGCCTGTCTGGCCTCTCATCCCCTGTCCCTGGCCTTCCCTCCCGCACTGCTGCCTCTGCCCTTGCCTTCCCTGCCTGTCACCTGCCTtaacccttcccttcctccaggacacagtgagaagtaAGGAGTTGGAAGAGAAATTTCTTGATCACATTcttctccatctttcttcttctatcttttttcttttctttctttctttctttctttctttctttctttctttctttctttctttctttctttctttctttcttttcttttctttctttctttctttctttctttttctttctttctttctttctttttctttctttctttctttctttctttctttctttctttctttctttctttctttctttctttctttctttctttctttctttctctctctctctctctctccctccctccctccctccttccctccttcctcccttccttcttctttctttctcttctctttctttcttttctttcttttttcttcttcttctttcttccttcttctttcttccttcttccttcttcttcttcctcttctttcttccttcttctttcttccttcttctttcttcttccttcttcttctttcttcttctttctttcttcttcttctttcttcttctttcttttctttctttctttcttttctttctttctttctttctttctttctttctttatttctttatttctttatttcttatttctctctttctctctctctctctctctttctctctttctctttttctctctttctctctttctttctttcctttctttcttcttcccctgatCGTCCTGGAGGCCAAGGTCAGGGCTTAAACATGTTGGCAGACACAGCCCacttccatttttccctttggCTGAGAAGACCACCCTTTCATTTGCAGAAAGGTCAAGTGGACCCTGCAAGGATACAAATGCCCCAggtcagagggagacagaggcccTGAGTGGGCCTGACCACCCCACCCGAGCCCCTGCCGGACCCCTGGCCCAggcctttccctctgtcctccagAAATGACTTACCAGGGCCTCCTCAAAGCACGGAGGCTATGGCCAGGAAGCCGGTCCTCTAGCCCAGGGACGTCAGGTCCAATTAACCTGGTGACCGGGGACAGTGCTGGACTGGCCTTCAACCCCAGATTAATAAACGACTGTCCTTAGAACCGCTGTCTACTGCGGTAGCTCCCTAGCGCCACTGCTGGGGTCCGTGGCCCAGCACTGGGCCGCTCACTCCTTGAATAGCCTGCagtcctccctctgctgctccctcccatGCATCCCTGCAGCTCCGTCCCTCTGACTCTCCAGAGTCTTCGTCTAGACAATACTTTCCTCCACATATTTATTTCTAGAAGAGACATGATTAGAAATTCCACCGAACACACACTCATGTTTGAGCATGCGCACGTCCACGGCCCGCCTACACGTACCGGCTCCCACTTCTGTGTCGGTTCCCCCGCTCCCACTTGTGTCTGgttcagggtggggtggggggttgggagggattgAACACTGAGTCGCCTCATTCCTCCCTTCTCATTCCCAACATTTGTCAAAGGTCTTCTTTGGATGAGGCGCAGATGCCCCAGGgcgaggcagaggggagggagtatTTGTAGTAATTCAAGTTCAAGGCTGGATGTGGGTACTTGCACTATAGCTGTTCCACCCTAGGATGCTTGCCGCTATCTTTGCATGATTATTGTCACTCACATTGCAGTTTAAATATTCTGTCTGGAGAAAGGGCTTTCCActaccatttaatttttttttttttaagatttttacttatttatttgacagagagaagagacagcgagagagggaacacaagcagggggagtgggagagggagaagcaggcttcccgccgagcagggagcccgacgtggggctcgatcccaggaccctgggatcatgacctgagccgaaggcagacgctttacaactgactgagccacccaggcgcccctctatcatttatttttaagtagccaCTCCATCCTGTCTTTCTGTTTTAATTCTCTGCCTATAATAGCTATCCCTGTAAAACTGTCTTGTTTATTTAGTTGCACATTCATTGACCGTTGCCCTCCTTTAGAACAAGAACTCCTTCAGAACAGGGATCTTGTCCTCAACTGTTGCTGCCCCACTCAGAAGGGTGCCTGGAAGCAGTCACCACCACTGGGAAGGGTGCCTGGAAACAGACACCGCCGCTGGGAAGGGTGCCTGGAAACAGACACCGCCGCTGGGAAGGGTGCCTGGAAACAGACACCGCCGCTGGGAAGGGTGCCTGGAAACAGTCACTGAGTGAATGGGTCCTTCCGCATGGCCTCCTCAGAGCAGCTCCCTGACTGCTCTCCCCACAGAGCTAATATCGGTGCCCACGCTCCCAGCTACTTCTCCAGGACAGGAGCTGTGTTTGCCTCACTGGCTTGTCCCCACGGTGCACCCCAGGGCTGGGCACAGAGGAAGGGTCACCTGAGAGAGCGGGCGTGGGGGAGGAGCGGAGACcatgagcaggagcaggagcaggtggTTGGCCAGTCCTCGGTGCCTCCGCGCCTGGTTTCCAGCAGCGTCTGCTTCTTATCTCCAGCGCCTCATCAAGTGGCCTTTTTCATGTGCCTGACCTGACCTTGgattcctgccctcccccaattTACACTCACTCTCTGAAACACTTAGTCTTACCAAATAGCTCGAGAGGTTTGCTCTTTCCCTGGTGGGGAGTCGGGGTGGGGCCACTTCCCTGTGACTCTGCCTTGTGATTGGTGTTCTGGCTTCTTGAGGGTCATCCGCTCTGTATACTCGAAGTCACTAAGCCCTGTTCGGCAGCCCTCCCAGATTCCTGGGGCCCCCTGTACAGAAGACCCCTCTCAGGGCTGTGTTTCCTGATGCCATTGACATAACTGTGAagggccccaggcccagaggacaAAGAACATCCGACTCATGCAACAAATGAGCGGACTTCCCAGAAGGGTGGGAGTTTGAAACAGAGAATTACATAAACCAGGACCCTCTATGCTACAGACCAGAGGAAAAGTGGCTTGGGGAAGCAGGGGAGACAATATGGCCGGAGAAGGGAgggatgagcaaagaaagggaCAATAAGAGAGCCTTGACTTTGCTGGGGAAAAGATCCACCTCTCAGGACGTGTGCTTTTAGTCTGTCCTCGCCGAAGgcctgggttttttgttttttgtttttttttaaagattttatttatttatttgagagagagagagcacgagaaggaagaggggcagagggagaagcagactccccgcggagcagggagcccgatgcggggctcgattccaggaccctggatcatgacccgagccgaaggcaggcgcttatccaactgagccccccgggcgccctaGGCCTGGGTTTTAAAGCACGCTACACACTATTATTATTCGGCCAAGATGATGATTATCGAATTTTGCTATTTATGGCAAGATGACAAAGAGTTTTTCAAGCGTCTCAGCTCGTCACACCCTAGTGCACCAGAGGGACATGCATGCTAGGTGCCTCAGGATTTTCTCAGGTGGCCATCGGCTAAGTTTGAGATCCCCTTGTAAAAATTACCAAACACAGTAGGAAATAAGCAGAATGAAAGCTGACTGATACTACAAGCCTCAGAAGGAGTCCTCCCAGGACAGCTGTCTCTATAAACAGATacattggtatttttatttttatttatttttaaagattttacttattttttttttaagattttatttatttatttgagagagagaatgagatagagcatgagagaggggagggtcagagggagaagcagactccctgctgagcagggagcccgatgcgggactcgatcccgggactccaggatcatgacctgagccgaaggcagtcgcctaaccaactgagccacccaggcgcccgattttacttatttttgtcagagagagcaagagtgagagagagagagcacaagcagggggagcggcaggcagagcaggcagagagagaagtgggctctgacacgggactcgatcccgggaccctaagatcatgacctgagccgactgagccacccagatgtcccaaattgatatttttaaaaagacaatataagaaagaaagaagcaaagaaagaataaaaatttaaacaaattaatgaattagaATAAGGAAATAACTATAAAGctaataatacaatttaaaaaaaactggttctttgcaaaaataaaataaataaacttggcAAATCTGACCAGAGAAGTTTGGACTatttttcctgatattttatttctccGTATCATAGAATTATACATCTGTGCCCTTGGCCATGGGACTTTGTGGAGCCTGCCTTAGAGCATGCGGCGTCCTCTACATCCTGCCCCCTGGGACATTCGGCTTGGCCGTGTGACCGTGAGACCTTTTGTGTCTACAAAAGGAATAGCAGCTTTACATGTGCTTGTGTGTTTAACCTGGCCTCTTCTGGTTTTTCCAATCATGGGAAGAATATGACCCCACTACCACTAATATCAGATTAATTAAACAATGTGGAGCAGACACAAATGCGCCAGAAGTCAAAAGCAGCAGTTGAAGTCTAGGCATGCATCCGTGGTCAATAGCACAGTCTCTGGAATCTGACTTTGTGTATTCATAGCCCAGACCGCGCTTGAACTGGCTGCATGGCCTTTGGCAAATCGCTTTAACCTCTATGTGCCTCAGTATTCTTACTTGTAAACTGGGGACAATAATGACATCTACATAATAGGGTTAATGTGGATCACATGAGTTAGTATGAGTgtagttcctggcacagagtaaatgtgATGAGAGTATCAGCCCCTAGACCGAGGGGGGTATATCCCAGCAAtgaaaggatggttcaatatcaaaaaataaatccatgtaactcactaatataatatataacaagTTTGATGAAGAGTCTTAAAGCAGGTATGTACAATCTGGAAACCTGAAGCTCACCCTGTTCTCAAAATGAATATATGGTCTCACAATTtttcatacattcttttttttaatttttaaaatttttttttaaattttttattgttcttcatACATTCTTTTCCCTAGACCCCTGCATTGGAAAGTATCTaggactgatttatttatttatttattaaaagatttttatttatttatttatttatttgacagagagagatagcgagagagggaacacagcataggggagctggagagggagaagcaagctccctgaaCACCACCACCTTAGGGCCATGGAAAACATTCAGGCGGCTAAGGGGAAAATGGAAGGCATGATATTATTACCCACAAAGGAAGCATGTGGAGTTAGCTTAGGAGTTACCCTAATGCCGGCCATCAACATGAATGTCCATATGTTCTTCCAGATATTTTCTGTAGCTTGCCATGCGTTTGTACAACTTAAGGGTGGAAAGCAGGTTGCCCCTCCCACCCAACAAAGAAGGTACTACCCGAgattgaattttccatttttgagGTAAGTGGGGGCTCAGAGCCAGAGTTAATTTGATTTCTAGAGATACAGAAACGTGTTATTTCTTGAAACCAAAGCAATGAAAACTCATGTTAACGCAGTCATGATTTATTACACTTCAGTCACCTCTGTCCAGTAAGAAGCAAGGTCGTTATGAGCATGAGCTTCAGGTCCAGGTAGATAGGTTTGAATAAGCCTCTTCCACTTTTGCTCCAAGTAATACAATTCAAaacatttaacttctctaagttTGTGTCCTCAtatgaaaatgggggaaaatcaGGCTGGGCCCATGGCATTGTGTAAAGATTAAATCATATTCCATAAGATGTTTTAGAAGTGCTTGGCAAGGTTCTGGGTACATAGACTTGGCACATATGCTATTTATGTGATCGATCAACTGCCAGTGGTGTGGTGAGGGGTGTGAACACCTCACTGAGATCCAAAAAGAGGTGCAGACACGTCCATCAGCCGGAGTTACTTGGATTATGTCTGGGTCGGGGGTGAGATCTTCCCTAGGGGTGTAGAGACTGGCTGCTTTTTGGTCAGGAAGTTGAGAGGCAACCCAAGACTCAAGGCAACTATTAGGGTTAGGTTGGCCTCCACAATATGCTGAGGCACCACCCGGCCCTCTGACCTCACGGAGACACCGACCAGATGTGCCCTCAGAGGCTCCGGGCTGCCAGATAACCCCAAATGGGTCCTTAGCTCCACACATGTGGAATTCCCCAGAGGTCCCCCTCTTCTATCATTGTGCTTGACCAGAACCGCCAAATCTTGCTGAGGCTGGGCAGCAGGTGGTCTGcagagtgaggggggaggggggccgggaAGCCGGCACCTGCTGTGTGATTTTGGAGGGAACTTCCAACCCAGGACCTCACTGCTGCCATCTAGCAACGAAGGAACCAgacaagaggaggaagaaagaagtctCCGACTCTTGCCCAAAGGCAAAGTTAGGAGTGGCGCCTGGAGTGCTGGGCTGAGAAGGggctgggggtcggggggggggggggggggcgcgtgtCAGACTGATTCCTGATTCCTGATGCGGGTGAGGATTTGGAGCCTGTCCAGGGAGCGGAGCGGCTAAGAATGCTCTAAGGGCCACAAATACATTTTGTCGGGAAGGAGCTAAAGCGTGTCAGAGCTCAGGCACATCCTCCTGCGGGAGGCTGGCCAAGGCAGGGCCCTATCTATCGGGCGGCCCAGGGGCCTGCTCAGAACTCACAGATGGCCAGCCGGTACTGCAAGCAATTTTTGTCATTCCACTGCCCATCTGTGTACATCTCCACACACTTGTCCTTGCCCCAACCCCTGGGCTCCCCAGGGTACCAGTTGGTGTAGTTCACAGGGGACCCATCCATGTAGAGGAGGCCCGCAGAGTCGGGGCTCTCCATCAGGCCCAGGTAGGCGTAAGTGTTGTACTTCTTCACGATGCTTGCAATGGCTTCATTCTCTTCCGGGCTCGTCGGGGCAGCAATGCGGCCACCTGCTCTGGCACATAACTCTTGAATGTCCTCAAACTTAACTGACCGCCCGTTGCTGGAGAAGACCTTCTCTCCCACGACCAGCATGGACTCCCGTAAGCTGAGGACTGAGGCAGAGAAACCGAGTCAGGCCGCCGGCTGCTCTGGCTGGAAGTCCCTGTCCCTCGCCCGGGCTCCCTGTCCTCgtgccttctctgcctctcctcccctgccaaCCCGAGTCTTCCTcagtccccctccctgctctcctcatTCTATTCATTCGTTCACCCATTGCACAATTACTGATGGACCATCTGTTATGTGCCAGAAACTGCAATTTCCTGAGACTCAATAGAAGGCAAGTTAGGCAGAGAACTTACGCTCCCCTGACATAGGGAGCTGATCTGTGTCTACCTCTGTCTCCTCGGGGCCATTCGAAGACATCAGGAAAGGGAagtattgtttttttcccccaaaacctgCCCATCCACACCTGCTTGTCAAGTCTCGAGGTTCTGGAGCCCGGCGCTGGGAACGACGGAACTTAAGGGAGACCCTCCATGCTATAAGGCCCTGGGGAGCCCCCCTTACCTCCCATGGCCTGCAGGACTTGACGTCTGAAATTGTAGAGTGTGGTTTGGAGCTCCTCATCTAAAGAAGCTGGAAGCCCTGTCAAGAGATTCCCACCCAAGATCAGGGGCAAGCCAACCAAGATCCTGACTTGCGGCCAGGCAGGCACAACGCCAGCTGCAGGCCTGGCATTCGGCCCTTTACTTGTCCACACCCACTGCTCAGGCCCTGGAGTGTGTCTCCACACTGCCTACGCCCTTGTGCTTTGATGCAGCCCTGCACCTGCTGAGCCCCTGCCTGCCCTTCTTTCCTGCCCTGTCCTTTAACGGCTCTGTCAGAAAAACCCACAggatttttctggtttgggggcagggtcctctccctccgcctccaCCAAAGGCAAACAAACTAtacctctccttctctctctggcctGGCTGAGCCATGGAGTGGTCTACCTGCCTGGCAAAACAGGCTTTCACCGTGGTCTCTACCCCTGACCTTGAACCATTGTCCTCCCTCAACCTCACGCCCCCCCGCCTGCCACCCAGCAGCTCAGTTAATAGTGGGCACTCGTCCAGGAAGCAGGATTTCAAACACTGAAGTAAGAAGCTGCTCTGAAGGAGAGGGACAGCACGTGGTTATCTCGGCACTCTCCTGATGGACCTTGGTCACCACGCCGAGCTCTGGAGTTCCCCTTTGTATGTAGGGGCTCCCATTCCCATCATCTACTGAGAGCCCAGATAACCCTGTACACCCTTCGGAATGCCCCCTGGGCCTCAGCCCCAGGAAatgccttccctgcctcccagcgCTTGTCCTCGCCCCACACCTGATGCTCATCAGCGTCGTGACGTGTGGAGCCCTTCCAACACCCACCAGTCCTCGCCATGGCCTACTACCCGGGCATGTCGGACTCCTCTCCTCGGCCTCGTCTTCTCTCACTTAGGTTGAGTAGGATGCCCTTTGGGGACCTCCACGGTTCTGTCTGACCCCCGCTATCCCTCACGTAACTGGTCACATGGGTGCAGTGCCCGTGTTGCTGTGGCCGGCTTGCCCAGTCCTGCTTACCTGGAGGGCCCCTCTCACCAGGctccccctt
Coding sequences within it:
- the SFTPA1 gene encoding pulmonary surfactant-associated protein A1 isoform X2 — translated: MGGVSGTEAMLLYSLALTFTLLMVSGMEYNVKDVCIGSPGIPGTPGSHGLPGRDGRDGVKGDPGPPGPRGPPGGMPGYSGPEGVIGSPGVAGECGEKGEPGERGPPGLPASLDEELQTTLYNFRRQVLQAMGVLSLRESMLVVGEKVFSSNGRSVKFEDIQELCARAGGRIAAPTSPEENEAIASIVKKYNTYAYLGLMESPDSAGLLYMDGSPVNYTNWYPGEPRGWGKDKCVEMYTDGQWNDKNCLQYRLAICEF
- the SFTPA1 gene encoding pulmonary surfactant-associated protein A1 isoform X3 — protein: MLLYSLALTFTLLMVSGMEYNVKDVCIGSPGIPGTPGSHGLPGRDGRDGVKGDPGPPGPRGPPGGMPGYSGPEGVIGSPGVAGECGEKGEPGERGPPGLPASLDEELQTTLYNFRRQVLQAMGVLSLRESMLVVGEKVFSSNGRSVKFEDIQELCARAGGRIAAPTSPEENEAIASIVKKYNTYAYLGLMESPDSAGLLYMDGSPVNYTNWYPGEPRGWGKDKCVEMYTDGQWNDKNCLQYRLAICEF
- the SFTPA1 gene encoding pulmonary surfactant-associated protein A1 isoform X1 produces the protein MQKGGVSGTEAMLLYSLALTFTLLMVSGMEYNVKDVCIGSPGIPGTPGSHGLPGRDGRDGVKGDPGPPGPRGPPGGMPGYSGPEGVIGSPGVAGECGEKGEPGERGPPGLPASLDEELQTTLYNFRRQVLQAMGVLSLRESMLVVGEKVFSSNGRSVKFEDIQELCARAGGRIAAPTSPEENEAIASIVKKYNTYAYLGLMESPDSAGLLYMDGSPVNYTNWYPGEPRGWGKDKCVEMYTDGQWNDKNCLQYRLAICEF
- the SFTPA1 gene encoding pulmonary surfactant-associated protein A1 isoform X4, giving the protein MQKGGVSGTEAMLLYSLALTFTLLMVSGMEYNVKDVCIGSPGIPGTPGSHGLPGRDGRDGVKGDPGPPGLPASLDEELQTTLYNFRRQVLQAMGVLSLRESMLVVGEKVFSSNGRSVKFEDIQELCARAGGRIAAPTSPEENEAIASIVKKYNTYAYLGLMESPDSAGLLYMDGSPVNYTNWYPGEPRGWGKDKCVEMYTDGQWNDKNCLQYRLAICEF